ATAAAATAAACCCTAAAAGCACAATTGTAATATGTAAGATGATAGTATTTACTTGGGGTTGCAAAGAATTTATCTGAGTTTTAATATCCAAAGTCGCATTCGTATGGATTTCGTTTATTTTGTTTACCTGTTTCTGTAAAGAGTCGATAGTCTTGTTTAGATATAAAATATTTTGATGCTGATTAGAAAACAGTCTTTTTACTTCCTTATCAGATAAGGCTGCTTTTTTCCTGATAACTCCCGTTTTTGGTTCTTTAAGTGTTAACTCGCTTACATCTTCAATTTTATTATTATTGATTTCAAAGCTGCTGTTCAGTTTGTTTACCAAAAAAAAGATAAATACGATATATGACAATAAAAACGTTGGCAAAATGTACTGAACAATTATCTCTATTGGTTTCGGTCTCGCGGCGCTATGAATATTGTTTATCGTACTATAATTAGTAAAAAAAATAGGCTCTTGTTTTTTTTCGTTGTGCAATCTTTCGTTTTTAAATCTTTCCTCTAAATCAATCAGTTCAAATCGGTCCAAACTATAAAGCCCCAAAGTCTCATTTAGTTTTTTATGATGTACCATCCAGTTCAGCACTTCTTCTATTTGGTACTCAGTAATACTGGGATCTTTTAGTCGCCATAAAATTTCTTTTTTTGTGAGCTCACAAGGTTTTCCCTTACTTTCAAAGTAAAACAATTCTAAAATTATTTCATGCAAAGGTTTTGCCGTCTCTAATGTTTTGATAATCTCCATAATGGTTATTTTATAATAGCAATTTTTTTGATATATAATAATATTTGGTCTGAGATTCATCATCAAAAACCTCAAAAGCATTGTTACGCTGCATTTTTTCTAAAACCTCAACTTTAGCATTTAAGCCCATAAAAAGTGCCTTGAATTCATCTTTCTTTTTCTTAAACTTTCTAATATCTTTAATCCTTATTTCGTGTAATTCCGAACTATTTACAAATACTCTGGTCTTATAATACATTAAATCGGCCAAAGAGCTTCTGGCTCTTAGTGGTTCTGTTTCTTTAATTTTTCTGGCGAATGTTTTACATCTGTCTTTAAAATTCAAAATCTCGACTTTGTCAATATTATCGCTTGTATACTCTTTGCTGATTAACTCGCGATAATTTTCAATAAGCTGCTTAATTTCACCCTCAGTCAGTAAAATATTTACCTTATCCTCTAAACTGCTGCTCAGCGTATCTTTTGCATTAATTACAAATGTTTCACTTTTATAGTTCTTTGGAATTTCTGCGTTTACGCTGTCTTTTTGAGAAGAGTTCTCGATAAGATTATGAATGGTTTCGCTTGGTTGGCTTC
This genomic interval from uncultured Flavobacterium sp. contains the following:
- a CDS encoding DUF5457 domain-containing protein, which codes for MEIIKTLETAKPLHEIILELFYFESKGKPCELTKKEILWRLKDPSITEYQIEEVLNWMVHHKKLNETLGLYSLDRFELIDLEERFKNERLHNEKKQEPIFFTNYSTINNIHSAARPKPIEIIVQYILPTFLLSYIVFIFFLVNKLNSSFEINNNKIEDVSELTLKEPKTGVIRKKAALSDKEVKRLFSNQHQNILYLNKTIDSLQKQVNKINEIHTNATLDIKTQINSLQPQVNTIILHITIVLLGFILLFFMKNIIN